The Deltaproteobacteria bacterium genome contains a region encoding:
- a CDS encoding Hsp20/alpha crystallin family protein, translating to MARTKNMKEPSIPIELGGILNNLFGGFANRNTDDVAAQINYEPLIDIFSTDNCIIIEMELPGVKKEDIEISFMRSAITIKGIKYENYNDKKMKFVCMERSFGKFCSVVELTSPVDTAKLKAVYKDGVLKITLPKFSDRRGVQKKIPVE from the coding sequence ATGGCAAGGACAAAAAACATGAAAGAGCCGTCAATACCCATAGAACTTGGGGGAATACTTAACAACCTCTTTGGGGGGTTTGCAAACCGCAACACGGACGATGTTGCTGCGCAGATAAATTATGAGCCGTTAATTGATATATTTTCAACTGATAACTGCATTATAATAGAGATGGAACTGCCGGGCGTAAAAAAGGAAGATATAGAGATAAGTTTTATGCGCAGCGCTATTACCATCAAGGGTATAAAATATGAAAACTACAATGATAAAAAGATGAAGTTTGTGTGCATGGAACGTTCGTTTGGAAAATTTTGCAGTGTTGTGGAACTAACCTCTCCTGTTGATACAGCGAAATTAAAGGCTGTATATAAGGACGGCGTACTTAAAATCACATTGCCAAAGTTCAGCGATAGGAGAGGTGTGCAAAAGAAGATACCTGTAGAATGA
- the galU gene encoding UTP--glucose-1-phosphate uridylyltransferase GalU, producing the protein MKIKKAVFPAAGFGTRFLPATKAIPKEMLPLIDKPLIQYSVEEANNSGLDEIIIITGMGKTAIEDHFDISFELESLLKEKGKTDILKMIDDISSLIHFSYTRQKKPLGLGHAVLCAKNLVNREPFAVFLSDDVIDSRVPVMKQMLSVFDKYPATILAVQRVPEKDVHKYGIIKAEKVKDRIYRVFDMIEKPHPKDAPSNLAIIGRYILSPEIFEALENTHHGAGGEIQLTDGLRQIVKEQDVYALEFEGTRYDAGDKVGFLMANVSYALKREDIKDEFKRFLKGLKI; encoded by the coding sequence ATGAAGATTAAAAAGGCTGTATTCCCTGCTGCTGGTTTTGGGACAAGGTTTTTACCTGCGACAAAGGCAATCCCAAAAGAGATGCTCCCTTTGATTGATAAGCCCCTTATACAGTACTCAGTTGAAGAGGCTAATAATTCAGGGCTTGATGAGATTATTATAATTACAGGTATGGGCAAGACTGCCATAGAAGACCACTTTGATATATCTTTTGAACTTGAGTCACTTTTAAAAGAAAAGGGGAAGACAGACATATTAAAGATGATAGACGATATATCCAGTCTAATCCATTTCTCATATACACGGCAGAAAAAACCACTTGGACTCGGACATGCAGTCCTGTGTGCAAAAAACCTTGTTAACAGAGAACCATTTGCAGTATTTTTAAGTGATGATGTGATAGACAGCCGTGTCCCTGTTATGAAACAGATGTTATCTGTCTTTGATAAATATCCTGCAACCATCCTTGCTGTCCAAAGGGTGCCTGAAAAAGATGTCCATAAATACGGAATAATCAAGGCTGAAAAGGTAAAGGACAGGATTTACAGGGTCTTTGATATGATTGAGAAACCTCATCCAAAAGATGCTCCTTCAAATCTTGCAATAATCGGCAGATACATATTATCACCTGAAATCTTTGAAGCCCTTGAAAATACTCATCATGGTGCCGGAGGGGAGATACAGTTGACAGACGGGTTAAGACAGATAGTTAAGGAACAGGATGTCTATGCCCTTGAGTTTGAAGGCACGAGATACGATGCCGGAGATAAGGTTGGCTTTTTAATGGCTAATGTATCCTATGCCCTTAAAAGAGAAGACATTAAAGATGAATTCAAGAGGTTTTTAAAGGGACTAAAGATATAG
- a CDS encoding CCA tRNA nucleotidyltransferase: MAAKKNMLRQKDILKLRKDFVIRAVYSSKKDLDTNIHLVGGVVRNLVSKLPMGCDYDFVLTSKIKETALRLALILGGSPFLLDKETGSFRIVIRKNNLRVTVDLSPLKGRDITHDLFMRDFTINAMAVNVEELFETDTVEIIDPLKGVSDSRRRCIVLIKDTIFEDDPVRLLRAVRLSAQYGFSISRETENIIKSKAHLLKTSSWERIRDEFFIILNCHNIRHNLKKLYAVGLLQEIFPEIRDWEMLSNYDLMSHIIQAVTEGEKLLYDIKKIMPEYLDAISSHFDSIVENIPRICLFKLGIFLHDIGKPVTMKIDERGIRFTGHDLEGETIVKRIAKRLKLGKKPAKTLCSLVRNHHRIFTMASQEKIPYRTKAHLFRAMDKDGIDLLFLSLADARATRGGEDYRLVQVVRELISFYYNIYSIKKQPPLLKGDDIMRLFKIPEGVMVGRILKKVQDTEGEGRVKNKKEAIEFIRRWLLDESK, translated from the coding sequence ATGGCTGCGAAAAAGAATATGCTTCGGCAAAAGGACATATTGAAACTGCGTAAAGACTTTGTAATAAGGGCTGTATATTCCTCTAAAAAAGATTTGGATACAAACATACATCTTGTTGGAGGTGTGGTCAGAAACCTTGTGTCAAAACTTCCAATGGGCTGTGATTATGATTTTGTCCTAACCTCAAAAATAAAAGAGACTGCTCTGAGGCTTGCCTTAATTCTAGGCGGGAGTCCTTTTCTTCTGGATAAAGAGACAGGTTCTTTTAGAATTGTTATAAGAAAAAATAATTTAAGGGTGACAGTAGATTTATCACCACTCAAAGGCAGGGATATAACTCACGACCTCTTTATGCGGGATTTCACAATAAATGCAATGGCTGTTAATGTGGAGGAACTTTTTGAAACAGATACAGTTGAAATCATTGACCCATTAAAGGGAGTCAGTGACAGCAGAAGAAGATGTATAGTGCTGATAAAAGACACTATCTTTGAAGATGACCCTGTAAGACTGCTTCGTGCTGTCAGGCTGTCTGCACAATATGGATTTTCTATAAGCAGGGAAACAGAAAATATCATAAAGTCAAAGGCACACCTCTTAAAAACATCATCATGGGAAAGGATAAGGGATGAGTTTTTTATAATACTTAACTGCCACAACATCAGGCATAATCTGAAAAAACTGTATGCCGTAGGCTTGCTTCAGGAGATATTTCCTGAAATCAGGGATTGGGAGATGCTGTCAAATTATGATTTAATGTCCCATATTATTCAAGCCGTTACAGAGGGAGAGAAACTTCTATATGACATAAAGAAGATTATGCCAGAATATTTAGACGCTATTTCATCGCATTTTGACTCCATAGTTGAAAATATACCAAGAATATGTCTTTTTAAGTTAGGAATATTTCTACATGATATTGGAAAGCCTGTTACCATGAAGATAGATGAAAGAGGAATACGGTTTACAGGGCATGACCTTGAGGGTGAAACTATTGTCAAACGGATAGCAAAAAGGTTAAAACTTGGCAAAAAACCTGCAAAGACACTTTGCAGCCTTGTAAGAAATCACCATAGGATATTTACTATGGCGTCTCAGGAAAAGATTCCATACAGGACAAAGGCGCATCTGTTCAGGGCAATGGATAAAGACGGCATAGACCTCCTCTTTCTTTCCCTTGCAGACGCAAGGGCAACAAGGGGCGGTGAAGACTATCGTCTTGTGCAGGTTGTAAGAGAACTTATTTCTTTTTACTACAATATATATAGCATTAAGAAACAGCCTCCTCTTTTAAAAGGTGATGATATTATGAGGCTATTTAAGATACCTGAAGGTGTAATGGTGGGCAGGATACTCAAAAAGGTTCAGGATACTGAAGGTGAAGGTCGGGTAAAAAATAAGAAGGAGGCTATAGAGTTTATAAGAAGATGGCTTTTGGATGAGTCAAAATAG
- a CDS encoding nitroreductase family protein encodes MDERLKIFYELFERRKSIREFLDKDIESEKVERLKGVLQRAQSAANRQPWHFIFVKNKERERLNEVFIKEGFKHAPLVIVVCAEPKGAWVRKADNKNYAWVDVSIAVTEMISAATAEGIGTCWIAAIDPKVVKNILNIPDDIEVVAIIAVGYPKTPLVREEKNRKMLEDIIHYERW; translated from the coding sequence ATGGATGAAAGGTTAAAGATATTTTATGAACTCTTTGAAAGACGAAAGAGCATCAGAGAGTTTTTGGATAAAGATATTGAAAGCGAAAAGGTAGAGAGGCTTAAAGGGGTGCTGCAAAGGGCGCAGAGTGCTGCTAATAGACAGCCATGGCACTTTATATTTGTTAAGAATAAGGAAAGGGAAAGACTTAATGAGGTTTTTATAAAAGAGGGGTTTAAACATGCACCGCTTGTTATAGTTGTATGTGCTGAACCAAAGGGCGCATGGGTAAGAAAGGCAGACAATAAAAATTATGCATGGGTTGATGTGAGCATAGCAGTAACAGAGATGATTTCTGCTGCAACCGCAGAAGGCATTGGGACATGCTGGATTGCAGCAATAGACCCTAAGGTTGTAAAGAATATACTGAATATCCCTGATGATATAGAGGTTGTTGCGATTATTGCAGTAGGTTACCCTAAAACACCTCTTGTCAGAGAAGAAAAGAATAGGAAGATGTTGGAGGATATAATACACTATGAAAGGTGGTAG
- a CDS encoding thioredoxin domain-containing protein encodes MFTIIFVFIFSLFTFHSSLSTVSHAYTHDTSLIKWREYSAQAFEEAAKEKKPVFMLITAVWCYWCHVYREKTLETKDIAEYINNNYIPIFVDYDRRKDIASKYPAGGLPTTVILMPDGEELVAVPGYIEKEQLRVNLDKTLAFIQKEYKPKAKELTEDIYRERRNLAKDDLQKYVEHFERTIVDRYDTLFGGFGLREKYIYGRVVDHFLDIYEAGKGKPYLNMALKTLDSMAGRNLKAIKSKRPSFDELKKLREDVKQPDWINKIARLQTDDKIIGLFEKVEGGFFRYATQRDWSVPHYEKMLEDQADIIKAYIHAFKITKDPFYRDVAKRSIEYVLKNLYDEKDSRFYGSQDADEVYYHFTLEERKKVALPRTDRTSYTHTNANMIITLLYAGDVLNDTKYKKVAVKSLDFFLNNMMTENGVLSFYDPQKKKGFLDGQLEDNAWFAMAFLEAYKSTKEKRFLEKAEAVISFSIKNLYDDKNGGFIERKSTAKELYREKELISYRKPYGINSVMSYTLVNLYELTKNKEYIEKAKDGIGLFYEDMNVEFQSIPFQRVARYLLRTK; translated from the coding sequence ATGTTTACTATTATTTTTGTGTTCATCTTTTCACTGTTCACTTTTCATTCTTCACTTTCCACTGTATCACATGCTTACACGCATGACACATCTCTAATAAAGTGGAGGGAATATTCAGCGCAGGCATTTGAAGAAGCAGCAAAAGAGAAGAAGCCGGTATTTATGCTCATTACAGCGGTGTGGTGCTATTGGTGTCATGTGTATAGGGAAAAGACTTTAGAGACAAAAGATATTGCCGAATACATCAACAATAATTACATCCCTATATTTGTTGATTATGATAGACGAAAAGACATTGCCTCAAAATATCCAGCAGGCGGGCTGCCAACAACAGTTATTCTCATGCCTGATGGAGAAGAACTGGTTGCAGTGCCGGGTTATATAGAAAAGGAGCAGCTCCGTGTAAACCTTGATAAGACCCTTGCATTTATACAAAAGGAATACAAACCAAAGGCAAAAGAATTGACAGAGGATATTTACAGGGAGAGGCGAAACCTTGCTAAAGATGACCTGCAAAAGTATGTAGAGCATTTTGAGAGGACTATAGTTGACAGATACGATACCCTGTTCGGCGGTTTTGGATTGAGAGAAAAATATATATATGGCAGGGTGGTTGACCATTTTCTTGATATTTACGAGGCAGGCAAGGGTAAGCCATATCTTAATATGGCTTTGAAGACCCTTGACAGCATGGCAGGGAGGAACCTGAAGGCTATCAAATCAAAGAGACCATCTTTTGATGAGTTAAAAAAACTCAGAGAGGATGTGAAGCAGCCTGACTGGATTAACAAGATTGCCCGTTTGCAGACAGACGACAAGATAATAGGGCTTTTTGAGAAGGTTGAGGGCGGGTTTTTCAGGTATGCAACACAGCGGGACTGGAGCGTGCCTCATTATGAAAAGATGCTGGAAGACCAGGCTGATATTATAAAGGCATATATTCATGCCTTTAAGATAACAAAAGACCCGTTTTATAGGGATGTAGCAAAGAGGTCTATAGAGTATGTTTTAAAAAACCTGTATGATGAAAAGGATTCCAGATTCTACGGCAGTCAGGACGCTGATGAGGTCTACTATCACTTTACACTTGAGGAAAGAAAAAAGGTTGCCCTGCCCCGCACAGACAGGACATCCTATACACATACAAATGCCAATATGATAATCACGCTTTTATATGCAGGGGATGTTTTGAATGATACAAAATATAAAAAGGTGGCAGTAAAATCACTAGATTTCTTTTTGAACAATATGATGACTGAAAATGGTGTATTGAGTTTTTATGACCCCCAAAAGAAAAAAGGGTTTTTAGACGGACAACTGGAAGACAATGCATGGTTTGCAATGGCTTTCCTTGAGGCATATAAAAGCACAAAAGAGAAGAGATTTCTTGAAAAGGCTGAGGCTGTGATTTCATTCTCCATAAAAAATCTTTATGATGATAAAAACGGCGGATTTATTGAGAGAAAATCCACTGCAAAAGAATTATACAGGGAAAAGGAGCTTATAAGTTACAGAAAACCTTATGGCATCAATAGCGTCATGAGTTATACACTTGTGAACTTGTATGAATTGACAAAGAACAAAGAATACATTGAAAAGGCAAAAGATGGTATTGGACTTTTTTACGAGGATATGAATGTTGAGTTTCAGTCCATTCCGTTCCAAAGAGTGGCTAGGTATCTGTTAAGGACCAAGTAA